One Georgenia wutianyii DNA segment encodes these proteins:
- a CDS encoding methylated-DNA--[protein]-cysteine S-methyltransferase, with the protein MSDLFPTDDTLTLERLRTRLAEDAARDGLLDVAYRQVDSPVGPLLLAATDRGLVRVAFAFEDHDRVLTELAQRVGPRVLHAPARLDAVARQLEEYFDRSRTAFDVDVDLALSHGFRRTVLEHLRTIGYGRTESYAEVAGHVGNPRAVRAVGSACATNPLPIVVPCHRVLRSDGGIGGYLGGLPAKELLLALERAA; encoded by the coding sequence ATGAGCGACCTCTTCCCCACCGACGACACCCTCACCCTCGAGCGGCTGCGCACCCGCCTCGCCGAGGACGCCGCACGCGACGGGCTCCTCGACGTCGCCTACCGGCAGGTCGACTCCCCCGTCGGGCCGCTGCTGCTCGCCGCGACCGACCGCGGGCTCGTCCGGGTCGCGTTCGCGTTCGAGGACCACGACCGCGTCCTCACCGAGCTCGCCCAGCGGGTCGGCCCGCGCGTCCTGCACGCCCCCGCCCGGCTCGACGCCGTGGCCCGCCAGCTCGAGGAGTACTTCGACCGCTCCCGCACCGCGTTCGACGTCGACGTCGACCTCGCGCTGTCCCACGGCTTCCGCCGCACCGTCCTGGAGCACCTGCGCACGATCGGCTACGGGCGGACCGAAAGCTACGCGGAGGTCGCCGGGCACGTGGGCAACCCGCGGGCGGTGCGTGCCGTCGGGTCGGCGTGCGCGACGAACCCGCTGCCGATCGTCGTGCCGTGCCACCGGGTGCTGCGCAGCGACGGCGGGATCGGTGGCTACCTCGGTGGGTTGCCCGCCAAGGAGCTGCTCCTCGCGCTGGAGCGCGCGGCCTGA
- a CDS encoding RNA polymerase sigma factor — protein MTKPPFEEVVAHHGATVLRVCRAVVGPHDADDAWSETFLAALRAYPALPAGANLEAWLVTIAHRKAVDVLRARARRPRPAEHLPEPPGPPGEPGEEVAEVWYAVAALPDKQRLTIAYHYLAGLPFADVAAIVGGTPDAARRAAADGMRTLRRQYGAQPAGDRR, from the coding sequence ATGACCAAGCCGCCGTTCGAGGAGGTCGTGGCCCACCACGGCGCGACCGTCCTGCGTGTGTGCCGCGCCGTCGTCGGCCCCCACGACGCCGACGACGCGTGGTCCGAGACGTTCCTCGCCGCGCTGCGCGCCTACCCCGCGCTGCCCGCCGGGGCGAACCTCGAGGCGTGGCTCGTGACGATCGCCCACCGCAAGGCGGTGGACGTGCTGCGTGCCCGCGCCCGCCGGCCCCGGCCGGCCGAGCACCTGCCCGAGCCGCCGGGCCCGCCCGGGGAGCCGGGCGAGGAGGTCGCCGAGGTCTGGTACGCCGTCGCCGCGCTGCCCGACAAGCAGCGCCTGACCATCGCCTACCACTACCTCGCCGGCCTGCCGTTCGCCGACGTCGCCGCGATCGTCGGCGGCACGCCGGACGCCGCCCGGCGCGCCGCCGCGGACGGCATGAGGACCCTGCGCCGCCAGTACGGCGCCCAACCCGCCGGAGACCGACGATGA